The Geothrix sp. DNA segment GGGGTCCAGCAGCTTGAGCCAGGGGCGTGCCATGGGATGCCTCGTGAGGGAGTCCAGGGTATCACCCAAGGGCGGCGGCGAGTCCGTCGCATAGCAGGCCGGCCATCGCCGCGCGCGTTTCCACGGTGGCGGATCCGAGGTGGGGCAGGAGCACGGCGCGGGGCGCCTGCAGCCAGCGAGGGTTGACTTCCGGTTCCCTGTCGTAGACATCCAGCCCCACGCCGCCGAGCCGTCCCGCCCCCAGCAGATCGATGGCGGCGTGCTCATCCAGGATGCCGCCGCGGGCGGTGTTGATGATCACGGCTCCATCCGGCAGCCGCTCCAGGGCCGCGCGATCCAGCAGGCCGCGGGTCTGATCCGTCAGGGGGCAGTGGAGGGAGACCACGGCGCTGCGGGACAGCAGGTCGGGCAGGATCATGCGCGGGGCGCGGCCGGGGCCGAAGTCCACGTCGCCTCCCTGGCCATCGCGGTCCCAGAAGACCGGGGCCATGCCCAGCGCCCAGGTGCGCCGCGCGAAGGCCTGGCCGATGGGGCCGCTGCCGAGGATGCCGCAGGTCTTGCCGGCAAGGCCGGTGCCCAGGAGCTGGTCCGGCGCCCAGCCCTTCCATGCGCCGGAGCGCACCAGGGCTTCGCCCTCGGCCACGCGCCGGGTCAGGGCCAGCAGCAGCGCCAAGGCCGTGTCGGCGGTGGCGTCCGTCAGCACGCCGGGGGTGTTCACCACTGTGATGCCGCGGGCCTGGCAGGCTTTCAGGGGCAGGTGGTTCACGCCCACGGAGTAGGTGCCGAGGGCCTTCAGGTTCGGCGCGGCGTCCAGATCCGCCTCGGTGATGGGCTCGGACACCATGGCCACCAGCACCTCGGTCTCACTCAGGGCCGTGGTCCATTCCGCCGAGCGGAAGGGGGCCAGGAGCAGGTCCGGGAACCGCGCGCCGAGGTCGGCCAGGGCCGGGCCCACGAGGGGGGAGGTGGCGAGAATGCGGACGCTCATCGCTGCAGGGCCTTCAGGGCCTGGCGGATGGCCTCGGCCAGGGGCGGCTTCGCGGCGCGGAGCTCGGCCACCACGGGCAGCACCGCATCCTCCCTGAAGCCCAGGTTCGTGAGGGCGGAGCGCAGGCTCTCCTCCCAGGGATCGCCCGAAGATCCGCCGGAAAGCCCGTCCAGCCCCGAAAGCCCGCCCATCTTCTCCGACAGCTCGAAGCACAT contains these protein-coding regions:
- a CDS encoding NAD(P)-dependent oxidoreductase produces the protein MSVRILATSPLVGPALADLGARFPDLLLAPFRSAEWTTALSETEVLVAMVSEPITEADLDAAPNLKALGTYSVGVNHLPLKACQARGITVVNTPGVLTDATADTALALLLALTRRVAEGEALVRSGAWKGWAPDQLLGTGLAGKTCGILGSGPIGQAFARRTWALGMAPVFWDRDGQGGDVDFGPGRAPRMILPDLLSRSAVVSLHCPLTDQTRGLLDRAALERLPDGAVIINTARGGILDEHAAIDLLGAGRLGGVGLDVYDREPEVNPRWLQAPRAVLLPHLGSATVETRAAMAGLLCDGLAAALG